The Thalassotalea piscium sequence AAGGCAGTGCCTTTACGGCAAGAGAGAGGCAAAGTTTTAATTTAATGGGCTTGCTACCTCCTCGTTATGAATCTATCGAGGAACAAGTTGAACGTGCTTATATGCAGTACAGTAGTTTTGAAACTAATTTAAATAAGCATATTTACTTACGTGCTATTCAAGACAATAACGAAACCCTATTTTTTAAATTAATTCAAGCACATATTACTGAAATGATGCCTATCATTTACACCCCAACGGTGGGAGATGCCTGCGAACAGTTCTCTGATATTTATCGTAGTTCTCGCGGCTTATTTATCTCTTATGCTGAACGCCATAACCTTGATGATATTTTACGAAACGCAACTAAAAATAAAGTTAAAATTATTGTTGTTACTGATGGTGAGCGCATTTTAGGGCTGGGTGATCAAGGTATAGGAGGTATGGGTATTCCTATTGGTAAGTTGTCACTTTATACCGCTTGTGGTGGTATTAGTCCTGCGTACAGTCTGCCAGTAATGCTTGATGTTGGTACTAATAACGAAAAACTATTAAACGATCCTATGTATATGGGTTGGCGTCATAAACGCATAGAGCAAGAACAATATGATGAATTTTTGGACATGTTTATTAATGCGGTTAAGCGTCGTTGGCCGCATGTAATGTTACAATTTGAAGATTTTGCTCAACCTAATGCCATGCCTTTGCTTGCGCGTTATCGTGATGAAATATGTTGTTTTAATGATGATATACAAGGCACAGCTTCTGTCAGTGTTGGTACTTTATTAGCGGCTTGTCGTAGTAAAGGTGCATTATTATCTCAACAAAAGGTGGTGTTTGTTGGTAGTGGGTCGGCAGGTTGCGGTATTGCTGAGCAAATTATTGCTCAAATGATCAAAGAAGGGGCTACGCCTGAACAAGCGCGTAGCCAAGTGTATATGATCGATCGTTTCGGACTATTAACTGAGGGCATGGTAGGCTTACGTGACTTCCAGCAAGCTCTGGTACAAAAAGCGAGTGCATTAGGCAACTGGGAAATATCAGGCGATTATGCAACACTTTTAGAAGTTGTAAGAGAAGCTAAACCAGATATTTTAATTGGTGTTTCTGGTGTAGCTGGTTTATTTACT is a genomic window containing:
- a CDS encoding NAD-dependent malic enzyme, which codes for MTTDIKRPLYIPYAGPTLLETPLLNKGSAFTARERQSFNLMGLLPPRYESIEEQVERAYMQYSSFETNLNKHIYLRAIQDNNETLFFKLIQAHITEMMPIIYTPTVGDACEQFSDIYRSSRGLFISYAERHNLDDILRNATKNKVKIIVVTDGERILGLGDQGIGGMGIPIGKLSLYTACGGISPAYSLPVMLDVGTNNEKLLNDPMYMGWRHKRIEQEQYDEFLDMFINAVKRRWPHVMLQFEDFAQPNAMPLLARYRDEICCFNDDIQGTASVSVGTLLAACRSKGALLSQQKVVFVGSGSAGCGIAEQIIAQMIKEGATPEQARSQVYMIDRFGLLTEGMVGLRDFQQALVQKASALGNWEISGDYATLLEVVREAKPDILIGVSGVAGLFTEEVIKTMKAHCELPIIFPLSNPVRQVEATPEQVIHWTDGEVIVATGSPFDSIEHKGKMYNVVQCNNSYIFPGIGLGVVSANINRITDEMLMVASETLAKASPLANTGTGDLLPPLTEIANLSKQIAFAIAKVAFEQNLALEISDEMLLEKIEQNFWSPAYREYRRISI